Proteins co-encoded in one Sebaldella sp. S0638 genomic window:
- a CDS encoding SPFH domain-containing protein: protein MKYIIGEGERVLVFKNEKLIEYLKSGTYKISRLSNKKHEKYICEGLFETERNLDFLLLQNERLAEELQVLEVHEDEILIYYRDGIFQGGFYEGKYAFWNVVGRNSYAKLDLKTAFEMDEKIKNVFAKTKLGEMFDIIEIEDYHIALYFKSGVYEKILKSGTYAASKKYFKNTFQKIDLREVMIYDETMEKIFDTEPELIHDFDIKKVREKELLLWYQDDLFKGKCLAGSYLFWNKLKDNYFEIIDLNNGIEIDEKYLDILDKLEGVYTKYEVKDYEAGLLIIDNQYRKTLKSGVYCFWNGHQKIEVYPIDLRIKQLDMQGEEILTKDRVMLKFNFIAQYRVVDPITNYKEINNIENQIYILIQMILREYVGVNYLEDLLEHRVEIGKYVLEKVKKEERKYGIELLDAGIKDIKLAEMNGVGSVVYKEPEPLKKEKEPDFFVKEEIKEEKEEIVEEVKEEARVDIEDIIKKESEYIEEPLEAEKAEVADDEAITDEAVAEEDEKTEEEPELEQKAAAEEVVQEEETEKFSEESASAILEELSRILAKNSKK from the coding sequence ATGAAATACATAATAGGTGAGGGAGAAAGGGTTCTGGTATTTAAAAACGAGAAACTGATAGAATACCTGAAAAGCGGAACTTATAAAATTTCCCGATTATCGAATAAAAAACATGAAAAATATATTTGCGAAGGTTTATTTGAAACAGAAAGAAATCTGGATTTTCTCCTTCTTCAGAATGAAAGGCTCGCAGAAGAACTGCAGGTGTTGGAAGTTCATGAAGATGAGATATTAATATATTACAGAGACGGAATATTTCAGGGCGGTTTCTATGAAGGGAAATACGCATTCTGGAATGTCGTAGGGAGAAATTCATATGCTAAGCTGGATTTGAAAACAGCATTTGAGATGGATGAAAAGATAAAAAATGTCTTTGCCAAGACAAAACTGGGTGAGATGTTTGACATAATAGAAATAGAGGATTATCATATAGCTCTTTATTTTAAAAGCGGAGTATATGAAAAAATACTGAAAAGCGGAACATATGCAGCTTCTAAAAAATATTTCAAGAATACTTTTCAGAAAATAGATTTAAGAGAAGTAATGATTTATGATGAGACAATGGAAAAAATCTTTGATACAGAGCCGGAATTGATTCATGATTTTGACATAAAAAAAGTAAGGGAAAAAGAGCTTTTACTCTGGTATCAGGACGATCTTTTCAAAGGGAAGTGTCTTGCAGGAAGTTATCTTTTCTGGAATAAGCTGAAAGATAATTATTTTGAGATAATAGACCTGAATAACGGAATAGAGATAGATGAAAAATATCTGGATATTCTGGATAAGCTCGAAGGTGTATATACTAAATATGAAGTAAAGGATTATGAAGCCGGACTTCTTATTATAGACAATCAGTACAGAAAGACTCTTAAATCAGGGGTATATTGCTTTTGGAACGGACATCAGAAGATAGAAGTGTATCCTATAGACCTTAGAATAAAGCAGCTGGATATGCAGGGAGAGGAAATTCTGACTAAAGACAGAGTTATGCTGAAGTTTAATTTTATAGCACAATACAGAGTAGTGGATCCTATTACTAATTACAAAGAGATAAATAATATAGAAAATCAGATATATATTCTTATTCAGATGATTTTGAGAGAGTATGTGGGAGTAAATTATCTTGAAGACCTTCTTGAGCATAGAGTAGAAATAGGAAAGTATGTTTTGGAAAAAGTGAAGAAGGAAGAAAGAAAGTACGGTATAGAGCTTCTGGATGCTGGGATAAAGGATATAAAACTGGCTGAAATGAACGGCGTAGGAAGTGTGGTATACAAAGAACCGGAACCGCTAAAAAAAGAAAAAGAACCTGATTTTTTCGTAAAAGAAGAAATTAAAGAAGAAAAAGAAGAAATCGTGGAAGAGGTAAAAGAGGAAGCCAGAGTAGATATCGAAGATATAATAAAAAAAGAGTCTGAATATATAGAAGAGCCGCTGGAAGCAGAAAAAGCCGAAGTGGCTGATGATGAGGCAATTACTGATGAAGCAGTTGCCGAAGAAGATGAAAAAACAGAAGAAGAGCCTGAGTTGGAACAAAAAGCAGCAGCAGAAGAAGTAGTACAAGAAGAGGAAACGGAAAAATTTTCAGAAGAGAGTGCAAGTGCTATTTTGGAAGAACTTAGCAGAATTCTGGCAAAGAACAGTAAAAAATAA
- a CDS encoding lipocalin family protein, with amino-acid sequence MKKLYIGILCSFLLFNIVSYSSVTDVINKIDNAVNPKLRFDVDKASGIWYLLYDNDIKTKNLENITINLVQEGQGYSYITKSYNPKRNTWIKDEKRAWVLEDKKNIYFYVRKNGPINYKNKVLYYDDDMKYLVIYFKKENIIRVLTRSETPSSQKVNEIMAEIKKQGYSISRLKRISYDPLVYDESEAIKAQEEKEFYERLSRFGESGTIDFDEAVEIPKN; translated from the coding sequence ATGAAAAAATTATATATTGGTATTCTATGTTCATTTTTATTATTTAATATAGTGTCTTATTCATCAGTGACTGATGTTATTAATAAAATTGATAATGCAGTGAATCCCAAACTGAGATTCGATGTGGATAAAGCTTCAGGTATATGGTATTTACTTTATGACAATGACATAAAAACGAAAAACCTGGAAAATATAACAATAAATCTGGTACAGGAAGGACAGGGATACAGTTATATTACCAAAAGCTATAATCCCAAGAGAAATACATGGATAAAAGATGAAAAAAGAGCATGGGTACTGGAAGATAAAAAAAATATTTATTTTTATGTTAGAAAAAACGGGCCGATAAATTATAAAAATAAGGTTCTGTATTATGATGATGATATGAAGTATCTTGTTATTTATTTTAAGAAAGAGAATATAATAAGAGTTTTGACAAGAAGTGAAACACCAAGCAGTCAGAAAGTAAATGAAATAATGGCTGAGATTAAAAAACAGGGTTATAGTATTTCAAGATTAAAAAGAATAAGCTACGATCCTCTGGTATATGACGAGAGTGAAGCAATAAAAGCTCAGGAAGAAAAGGAATTTTATGAAAGATTAAGCAGATTCGGAGAAAGCGGTACTATAGATTTTGATGAAGCTGTAGAAATACCCAAAAATTAA
- the mltG gene encoding endolytic transglycosylase MltG, translating to MKKIIICFSAFIGLLIFLFLLFFITMLMPVKEFNNKYVVVRKGENFNQIYKDLDIKYTLTDKVYLKITGNGSKARVGSYKFNGKVSRLEIINKIVSGKSDEIRLTIPEGFSNRQVFERIEKLGLGSREKLEQALKEADFPYPHLDNNYEGYFYPETYFFYEGTSEKEVINAILKEFLRVYPPEKYPDKNDFYNKLKLASVVELEVSKKEDKTKVAGIFLKRLEINMRLESDATLKYKLGRQAYRKELLSDMSPYNSYKHTGLPPTPISNPSKETFDAVENAEITGDLFFFTYKGETYYSKTHDEHLKKRKETGQLK from the coding sequence ATGAAAAAAATTATAATATGTTTTAGCGCATTTATAGGTTTATTGATATTTTTATTTTTACTTTTTTTTATAACAATGCTTATGCCGGTAAAAGAATTTAACAATAAATATGTAGTCGTAAGAAAGGGTGAAAATTTTAACCAGATTTACAAGGATCTGGATATAAAGTATACCCTGACTGATAAGGTATACCTGAAAATTACAGGTAACGGATCAAAAGCAAGAGTCGGTTCCTATAAATTTAACGGGAAAGTAAGCAGACTGGAAATCATTAATAAAATAGTAAGCGGGAAAAGTGATGAGATAAGATTGACTATACCAGAAGGCTTTTCTAACAGACAGGTGTTCGAGAGAATAGAGAAACTAGGTCTCGGATCAAGAGAAAAATTAGAGCAGGCATTAAAGGAAGCGGACTTTCCTTATCCGCACCTTGATAATAACTATGAAGGATATTTTTACCCGGAAACTTACTTCTTTTATGAAGGAACAAGCGAGAAGGAAGTAATAAATGCTATTTTGAAGGAATTCTTAAGAGTTTATCCTCCTGAAAAGTATCCGGATAAAAATGATTTTTATAATAAATTAAAGCTTGCATCAGTGGTAGAACTGGAAGTGTCTAAAAAAGAAGATAAAACCAAGGTAGCAGGAATATTCTTGAAAAGACTGGAGATCAATATGAGACTTGAGTCAGATGCAACCTTAAAGTATAAACTTGGCAGACAGGCATACAGAAAGGAACTTCTCTCTGATATGTCGCCGTATAACAGCTATAAGCACACAGGGCTTCCCCCTACACCAATATCAAATCCGTCGAAAGAAACTTTTGATGCGGTGGAAAATGCAGAAATTACAGGAGATTTATTCTTTTTTACATATAAAGGAGAGACTTACTATTCAAAGACTCATGATGAGCATTTGAAGAAAAGAAAGGAGACTGGGCAGTTAAAATAA
- a CDS encoding SpoIID/LytB domain-containing protein, translating to MKLKIILTAVFLMIQSIFFAKEMKIAILSNSGNQLYVRANNEIEVFSNGVLLDKKREVKFSAGKNSVTYEGQSYNDIVLKPEGADFLYISKSGKSFDGYRGNFDLIIENGRIVPVNLVEMDQYLYSVVPSEIGKKFPDEAVKAQIVTSRTYSYYNAKNSKFKNYDMVDNVNSQVYKGIAAEDVKINSLVDNTKNIVMTYKGEPINAIFHDDSGGYTANVEDVWGGVPVEYLKAVDDAGNVMDSPRRYWSYTITKDRLSKIFGVYPETIEVEKKDNRVKLLRLKGNGRTVEVTGNEFRKRVGYTNIFSTVFDYSESGSSFVFNGNGSGHGVGLAQWGAYAQAEKNKKYDQILKYYFTGIKIEEYRDAGF from the coding sequence ATGAAGCTGAAAATAATATTAACAGCTGTTTTCCTTATGATTCAAAGTATATTTTTTGCCAAAGAAATGAAAATTGCTATTTTAAGTAATTCAGGAAATCAGCTATATGTGAGGGCAAATAATGAAATAGAAGTTTTTTCCAACGGAGTGCTTCTTGATAAAAAAAGAGAAGTTAAGTTTTCTGCAGGAAAAAATTCAGTGACCTATGAAGGGCAGTCATATAATGACATAGTTTTGAAACCTGAAGGAGCTGACTTTTTATATATAAGCAAGAGCGGGAAAAGTTTTGACGGTTATCGCGGGAACTTTGACCTTATTATAGAGAACGGAAGAATAGTTCCGGTTAATCTTGTGGAGATGGATCAGTATCTTTACAGTGTAGTACCGTCGGAAATCGGTAAAAAGTTTCCTGATGAAGCTGTAAAAGCACAGATAGTAACTTCAAGAACATATTCTTATTATAATGCCAAGAATTCCAAATTCAAAAATTATGATATGGTAGATAATGTGAATTCACAGGTATATAAAGGAATAGCAGCAGAAGATGTGAAGATTAACAGTCTCGTGGACAATACCAAAAACATAGTAATGACATACAAAGGCGAGCCGATTAATGCAATATTCCATGACGACAGCGGAGGATATACAGCTAATGTGGAAGATGTATGGGGCGGTGTTCCTGTGGAGTATCTGAAAGCAGTGGACGATGCAGGGAACGTAATGGATTCACCGAGAAGATACTGGAGTTATACAATAACAAAAGACAGGCTGAGTAAAATATTCGGTGTTTATCCGGAAACAATAGAAGTGGAAAAAAAGGACAACAGAGTGAAACTGCTGCGTTTGAAAGGGAATGGAAGAACAGTGGAAGTAACAGGAAACGAATTTAGAAAAAGAGTAGGGTACACTAATATTTTCAGTACAGTGTTTGACTACAGCGAAAGCGGAAGTTCATTTGTGTTTAACGGAAACGGATCAGGACACGGAGTAGGGCTGGCCCAGTGGGGAGCTTATGCGCAGGCTGAGAAAAATAAAAAATATGACCAGATTTTAAAATATTATTTCACAGGAATAAAAATAGAGGAATATCGAGATGCTGGATTTTAG
- the tilS gene encoding tRNA lysidine(34) synthetase TilS, producing MLDFRITDRLKKTIEKYDLLKEKDKVLIAFSGGPDSVFLFHCINFFRESLSLKLELVYVNHKLREEAEEDVKFVKEFAEKYKVRYYIREADIKETAARKKISEEEAGREERYRIFFDIMKENNIDKIATGHNLDDNIETFIFRLLRGTALNGLKGIPVKRGAIIRPILEFRKDFILEVLDNTGEEYRLDSTNFEIKYTRNKIRNLIFPLFGEVNPLFREKISGLIEEINNLEDMEKSREKVLWLSDLKKMDKTLQNKRIFDLISMYDIDVSREKIRQIGELINSNGNKEINLGNSFILYKNYDKLEVIFQNEYIPLPDELILEEGIVSEWGDYLLEVTNKTIKEGAREKGKVIFLRDSTKIKVRSRKEGDRIYLKNLGYKKIKKILIDEKIEKRERDRIPIIELDNEIAAIGDIKISGKLELTENIENKAQMKLIIRRKNAEEQK from the coding sequence ATGCTGGATTTTAGGATAACCGACAGATTAAAAAAAACTATTGAAAAATATGATTTACTAAAAGAAAAAGATAAAGTATTAATAGCTTTTTCAGGAGGACCGGATTCGGTTTTTCTTTTTCACTGCATAAATTTTTTCAGGGAAAGTCTGAGTCTTAAACTGGAATTAGTGTATGTAAATCATAAACTTCGGGAAGAAGCAGAAGAAGATGTAAAATTCGTAAAAGAATTTGCAGAAAAATATAAGGTAAGGTATTATATAAGAGAAGCTGACATAAAGGAAACCGCTGCCAGAAAGAAAATTTCCGAAGAGGAAGCGGGCAGGGAAGAGAGATACAGAATATTTTTTGATATTATGAAAGAAAATAATATTGATAAAATAGCTACAGGACATAATCTTGATGATAATATCGAAACTTTTATATTCAGGCTTTTAAGGGGGACAGCTCTGAACGGGTTAAAAGGAATTCCCGTAAAAAGAGGAGCAATAATAAGACCTATATTAGAATTCAGAAAAGACTTTATTCTGGAAGTATTAGACAATACAGGTGAAGAATACAGGCTAGATTCTACGAATTTTGAAATAAAATATACCAGAAATAAAATCAGAAATTTGATTTTCCCTTTGTTTGGCGAGGTTAATCCTTTATTTAGGGAAAAGATATCAGGATTAATTGAAGAAATAAATAATCTTGAAGATATGGAAAAAAGCAGGGAAAAAGTCTTATGGCTTTCAGACCTGAAAAAAATGGATAAAACTTTGCAGAATAAAAGGATTTTTGATTTGATTTCCATGTATGACATAGATGTGAGCAGGGAAAAAATCAGACAGATAGGAGAATTGATAAATTCAAACGGAAATAAAGAAATAAATTTAGGAAATAGCTTTATACTTTACAAAAATTATGATAAACTAGAGGTGATTTTTCAAAACGAATATATACCTCTTCCTGATGAACTTATCCTGGAAGAAGGAATAGTATCGGAATGGGGAGATTATTTACTTGAGGTAACAAATAAAACTATAAAAGAGGGTGCCCGGGAAAAAGGAAAAGTGATTTTTCTCAGGGACAGTACAAAGATAAAAGTAAGAAGCAGAAAAGAGGGTGACAGAATATACCTGAAAAACCTTGGGTATAAGAAGATAAAAAAGATTTTGATTGATGAAAAAATTGAAAAACGGGAAAGAGACAGAATTCCTATAATAGAATTAGATAATGAAATAGCAGCAATAGGTGATATAAAAATATCAGGAAAATTGGAATTAACAGAAAATATTGAGAACAAAGCACAAATGAAATTAATTATTAGGAGGAAAAATGCAGAAGAACAAAAATAA
- a CDS encoding ATP-dependent metallopeptidase FtsH/Yme1/Tma family protein, translating into MQKNKNKKSSYSKPLFAGVVIIILILTVIFIISNHANTSGNTERTISYDDFVSKIESGQTKEVKEKDEFIMTVIKEDNSDVIYKAEKITDRVGEDSNLMGIIETQNINLQVQQPRGPNYFWPLVFNLLPFFILLGIFIAGITVIVIIVVCSLDRSRK; encoded by the coding sequence ATGCAGAAGAACAAAAATAAAAAGTCTTCCTATAGTAAGCCATTGTTTGCAGGTGTAGTTATAATTATTCTGATATTGACTGTGATATTTATAATATCGAATCATGCGAATACTTCTGGAAATACTGAAAGAACTATATCATATGATGATTTCGTGAGTAAAATTGAAAGCGGTCAGACAAAAGAAGTAAAAGAAAAAGATGAGTTTATAATGACAGTTATAAAAGAAGACAACAGTGATGTTATCTACAAAGCAGAAAAAATTACTGACAGAGTAGGAGAAGACAGTAACTTAATGGGAATCATTGAAACTCAAAATATAAACTTGCAAGTACAGCAGCCTAGAGGACCTAATTATTTTTGGCCTCTTGTATTTAACTTATTACCGTTTTTTATACTTTTGGGAATATTTATTGCGGGAATAACAGTCATTGTAATAATTGTTGTATGTTCATTAGATAGAAGTAGGAAATAA